In a single window of the Cucumis melo cultivar AY chromosome 11, USDA_Cmelo_AY_1.0, whole genome shotgun sequence genome:
- the LOC103496264 gene encoding uncharacterized protein LOC103496264, giving the protein MSLPWWISATAVPFPSQTQLISHPCHHQHHIRLRKLSSSPSTSTAPRAVLLDEIVQLTHNKVLIAAGVSAAIGQLAKPFTSVVFYGREFNIRTAFEAGGFPSTHSSAVVAAATILGAERGLADSIFGITVVYASLIMYDAQGVRREVGKHAKALNKLSQTERPMNSSSPYKDQDLRVDSQFEKRISLSLNRNLEIGNPILSEESTKALTVPSPVKQDVTSSSVANDLEEGSIKEASSSWKPFKESIGHTEIEVAAGALLGFTVSLITNSFL; this is encoded by the exons atgTCATTGCCATGGTGGATCTCCGCCACCGCCGTTCCTTTTCCATCTCAGACACAGCTAATTTCTCATCCTTGCCACCACCAACATCACATTCGTCTCAGAAAATTAAGCTCTTCTCCTTCAACTTCCACCGCTCCGAGAGCTGTATTGCTTGACGAAATCGTTCAACTTACCCACAATAAG GTTTTAATTGCCGCCGGTGTGTCCGCTGCAATTGGGCAACTCGCCAAGCCTTTCACGTCTGTTGTTTTCTATGgcagagagtttaacatcagaACAGCCTTTGAGGCTGGAGGTTTCCCTTCAACCCATTCCTCT GCGGTGGTTGCTGCTGCTACAATCCTTGGTGCTGAGAG GGGTCTTGCCGATTCCATTTTTGGCATAACTGTAGTTTACGCGTCCCTTATTATGTATGATGCTCAG GGTGTCAGGAGAGAAGTTGGAAAACATGCTAAAGCCCTCAACAAGCTGTCACAAACAGAGAGGCCAATGAACTCATCATCTCCCTACAAAGATCAAGACCTTCGAGTTGATTCCCAATTTGAAAAGAGAATATCGTTGTCGCTCAATAGAAATCTCGAGATTGGCAATCCCATATTATCCGAGGAATCAACCAAAGCCCTAACAGTACCGAGTCCAGTAAAGCAGGATGTCACATCCTCAAGCGTAGCAAATGATTTGGAAGAAGGATCGATAAAGGAAGCTAGTAGTAGTTGGAAGCCATTTAAAGAGTCAATAGGGCATACTGAGATTGAAGTTGCAGCTGGTGCTTTGTTGGGCTTCACGGTTAGTCTTATTACCAATTCATTCTTGTGA